DNA sequence from the Rhizophagus irregularis chromosome 21, complete sequence genome:
GGTGAGAtcattgaagaaaaaaaggtgaattaaatataatatgtttATGATTCGCGTATATTATTATCTGatgctaatttttatttatacctttTTGATAGAAAGTAGTATTCAATAAAGGTAGAGAGAGGGATGTTGAAGAGGCAATAAAAAGATTAGCACAATTGCAAGAGAATTTcgtacgaatttttttttttaatatagtttacAATGTTAGATAAAAAGTTggactattattaatttctatttaatttttgaaaaatttctataGCTTCAACCAAAATTCAATCATTTACACGTTCCATTAGTGCATTATCCAAATCAGTACACATTGTTCAAATTGTATTTCTGTCATATCCTCAAGCACCCATACTTTAGTAAAACTATGAAACTTGATATAAAAGACTTTTACGTGCTTGTGCCCGCTACATTAGACCCACTCACacagaaatatttattaccacAAGAATTACCTGAATCAACTTTACTAAGATCATATgatgataatcaatttaaccgccaatggcaagaaaataatgaaaataatagagAAGAAAAATCAACAAAAGGAAAAGCAAAAGCGGTATCTCCTAATGATGATTTTTATGATAGCTCTTCACGTAATTGGGGATCTATATCAAGACCTGAAGAAACAAAATGGTCTCAAAATGCACCAAACACAAAGTCAATGGACGCATTCCCAGCTCTTTCCGCAAACCGGAGATCTAGTAACTCCGGAAGACCTTATCCACCTGAGAATCAGCGCAGACCAATAAATGAAGGTTCTTTGATTGATCTTGACGACGAACCCCCAGTAATTAAACGCGCGATTAGACAACAAAacccaaataaaaataattattcggGCGCCGAAAATAGACCTACTATTGGTAAAATGTATGTTATAAGTTATCTTGCATAATTtctcgaatttttttttttcattattatttattttttatcatacaGGGTTCGAGACTATAATTTCGCTAAGATGATAGATGCACTGTCAGAAAGGTATTTAATACCAAtctgaaatataatatattatcgtTTGATACTAATCCATCACGTTTCGCGTATCTAGATTAGAGTATGCACGTGTATGTAAAGGCGAAGTACGTTTCTTTGGaaggtaaataattttgaatttgaataaatttgaatgagttactttaaaatattattaattcaaattaattatatgattagTTTGGGCAAAGCATATTTCACTAAAGTTAATGAAGTAGTTAATGGAAAGTTGTGGGACTATACGgaattaaaagatataattgTTTCAGGACATGGCGTCAACCCAAGATTCAATGAAATGTAAGTTTTCAAAGTTTTCAAagttttcaaatatttttttctaaaccatatcttttatttattaaataaacattttgcAGTGCAACATACGACAGTAATCTTATTTCGGGTTTCATTGATGTTCTCGGTTCAACTCCTATCAACAAGTCAAAGTCTGcgtattatgaaataaaagcGAAAGCAAGAAATGCACCACAAGGTCCCATGTCTGAAGTTTTCATGTATGTTAATATGGGATTCGTTTCTTTAGAAAAAGTTATGTTAAATTGGGAACCTCTTGTAAACATAGATTGGACGATATTGGATCggtaagttttaaatttttttttttttctaatgaatttttttaataatttaatactctTCTCTTTTTTACAGAAAAGTTGATTTTTCGGCGGTTTTGACTTCGAGACGCGCTATTCGTCATGATGTGAAACCATTCAGTACATTTATCAAGAAGATATCAGTTAGCCCAAATAACCGATCAATTTCGTTCGAGGATGTTAAAGACTTTCTCGAAGTAAAAtccattaattttaaacaagTTACAAAATTCAAATTGCACTATCCTTTTATCGCAGAAGTGTCTCGTATTGAAAGATTAGAAATTACCGATCAACccaattctattaaaaaaataggcaAAACTGGACCAAAAAATAGAGTACATTATACAATTGAGGTGAGAACTTTGATAATAAACAGATGTTTTTACTTCccatttcttattattatttttaaccgTTATtgagatattattatttgttattatcattatttaaaggTTTACAACGATAACCATAGAGAAGCATTCAAGCAAAATATGTCTCTTGGATCTGGAGAAATCGCAAAATGGACGGTTGATAATATACTTGGAGAAAGTCCACATCGTAATAATTTAGTTGAACTTGTGAAAACTATGTTGTTACTAGTTGAAAGATGTCATAAAGTAGCAGAGTTAAGAAGTCAACAAATAGTAGCTGAAACTTCAGAAATGTAATTAATTGGTTTTGTTAGAATAATCTATAATTTGCATTTGTATAAATTTGCATTTGTATAAACATTTTCTTAATGCTTGTTAATCAAgttggaaagaaaaaattttgtaaaattttgttgcTGAATCGAgagcttttaataaattatatttcataaaacGTGTTAACAAAATGAGGGAAATTCCTTTTCAGAATGTATTTATACAACGATATATTACACAATAAAAAACTATTCCTTTTAATTGGGAGTTTCACTTTTCTTTGAAccaattcaaaatttaataatcaaattctttattaacataacatttttaacttatttttaatgatactTTCCTAAGGATGACATTTATATTCTTCACCTTGTAATACAAAAACACCATTTGCATATATGTCATCTAATTGTTCTtccaatttttgattaattccTCTTGCTCCTATAAagtaagtaataaattttttaaacaaacaaattataaaacattttgaaattatttaaaaaattattaccatCAGTTACTTTCTTAGCCCATATatagtattcttttttttaatatgtaaatatatataaatatacgatgttaataaattaataaaacttgtcatttaatttattcaatcaattttttaccTTGAACGCGTTTCTTTGACCATCCTATTGGCGCATCTTTCATTATATctcttaaattatataacttatcTGCCAACTTCACTTCTTTCGcctgaaaaataaataatgaaaatcaaataaattacctTAACACTATTctacaataaaaatgaatagaaatgtgaaaaaatcataattaccTGTTTAGATATATGTGGAGTATGCTCGATTTGCAATCTTTGTCTTTCTTCCTTTTCTAATGATTTATCATCAGTACATTCTGctacaatatttttaacttcTCGACCAAATTTCTGTTCGATCTgattaaacataaaaaaaattaaattaataattatgacattattttaaaaaaaaaagcatgtTAAATTAACATTACCTCTTCAAAAGTTGTTTTCGTATCTTCTACTGTATCATGCTcaattgaaacaaaaaattcaataaaaaaaaattattattaaattatcattttaaaagTTCACCAACCAATATTGCAGCTTGTATGGTGACAAGATCATAAACTCCAGCATCCGTAAGATTTTTTGCAACACCAATTGGATGATTAATATAAGCTAAATTATCccatataaatgaaattaatattaatttaagttCTCAATTTTCACGCAAAAGCTACAGTACAATATGTAATCAAGATATTCCACGTACGCGTTCCTGCAGAATCCTTTCGTTTTTGAAATGAGTGTTTTTTTGCGGCAAAGTCTATAGTATCAATTAATTTCGCGATATCGAAAGAAGCATTGGAAATTTGCGTTCCTTGGGAAGACATCTTGtagaaattatttgttttactttTCGTTGTTCCGGttttttgtcattattatCGGAGATGTTCGGGTAAGTAAATAAACCGAAAATTTCCGAacctatatatatacatcAACACGTCAGATTTTTTGATCAACTATACGTTTAAAAATGAGCGAAGGTAAAATCAAATgagtttcaaaataaaaataaagcaacaataataattattgaaatttatttataaagaggTGGTAACCACAACAACTAATAATGCTGAACAATTCGATATTGTCACGTGTTatcaaaaatttctaaaagatAACCCGgtatttctttcttctttcttAAATATATCTTATGAACTTCTGTTATTTACATGAACCAAAAACTTATcccaaaaattttcattggCGTGATAATCTTAATCATGTTTTGTGATTAAATTTAATGTGATAAGGACATATCTATGCCCATTGCAGCAATAGAATCATTAgttgaattaataaaacataGCAAAGGTAATAGTTAGTTTTtcatattgattaatttttccTCAATTAACTcatttaattacattattcCTTTTAGCAACGACACTATCGGAATTTATGGAATCCCTTAAAGATGCAAGTCAAAAACTTAAATCTTCTGTGAGGAATTCTATTTCGTTATCAGCAGGAGCTGACCTATTTTTGAGGTTTGTTACAAGAACATCACACGATGTAACAGTACGTTAAATTACCACATTAAGAACATTTTATCtctattttctaaaaaatttatttttaaaagcattttattgATTGACCATATTAGAATTTTGAAGCATGTAAAGAACATTTAATGAATAGTGGAAAGGTTTTAGTTGAAAAGGCTGTAGCAGTTAGACATAAAATTGCTGAATTGGGTgtacaatttattaaagatgatGCAGTTAAGTTTCTTTTGTAGAAATGCTTGatttagtttttaaaatttaatcgatttaaaaaaaatgttttgaatGTGTAGACGATATTGATTCATTCATATTCTCGTGTGGTAATGTTACTTCTTCAACAAGCAGCTGCTCATAAGATACGATTTAATGTCTACGTGACAGAATCGAGGCCGACATCTTTAGGGTAAGAAAAAGCAAATatcttaaaaagaaaaatattttaatttaatataattaatcgattatttaatagaattaaatcaGCCAAAATATTGTGTAAAGCTGGTATTCCTGCTACAATTATACTTGATACAGCCGTCGGTTATGTTATTGATAAAGTTGATGCTGTATTTGTTGGTGCTGAAGGCGTTGTTGAGAATGGCGGGTTAATCAATGCGGTATTAATTTATAAGatttcaaaattatctttataattactttcgtatttattaaataaatcaatttagaTTGGAACTTATCAACTTGCAGTTGTTGCCAAAGCTGCTAATAAACCATTCTATGCTGTAATTGAAAGGTAACTATTTaagaatatcattaaaatcattgtgattttatgaatttactaaatattaataatccattattttttacagTTATAAATTTGTTCGTTTATTTCCACTTAATCAGTATGACCTCCCAACACACACTTCTGACTTATTAGCATTTCCTGATTTGGAGTCCCGTTGTTACCAAGAATCTCAAATTGGTGAAAATAGCGAACAAAACATTAAAGAAGAGGATTATGatgttgaaaattttgtggtaattatactaaaataagttattttttttttcattgatttttttttaatttttatattatatgtatcgTTCTAGGCTAGAAACCCAACGGTGGATTACACTCCTCCtgaatatattactttattatgtACTGATTTAGGTGTATTAACTCCATCTGGTGTTAgtgatgaattaattaaattatatttataataatagatataataattttattttatttacaaaataataaatttaaaaaaataaatattgtaatcaTTATCATCTAATTATTGAtccaaaatatataaaatggtgtaagataattttttaatctattaaattaaaaaggcAATGATGGTTTGCTCTTTTCCTTTTCTTCAAGTTTTCCCTAGAAAGGTAAAATAACGAATTagccaaaaaaataaaatgcaagtttaaatataaattaacattattaattatttttacctttCTCCAATTTTCGATAGTTTTTGGCATTTCTTCCAAAGCTTTCTGTATTTTCGCTTTCctatataaattcaaatgaaatttaacGTTTAGAACCTTGTTTCTTTCTGTATATGAAATTCTGAAAGAGCTCATATATGAATGGCGTTCAATTAGAACTACTTCTCTTATATATCTTACCTCTCCGGAGCATTTCTTTCGTGTTTAGCACCTTTAGGAGGTTTAGTTCTAGGaggtttcttttctttcttggGTGGAAGCCCAATACTCTCCGTATTTATTCCTAAACATTCAGCATTTTTTCTCATATCAGCCAATTTACGTAAAGATACTTTTGGGTGCATATATCTTTTACGTCCCCATATATTTTTGTACATAAATTTAGGTTTGAAATCTGAAGGTGTATAAGTTCTTCTTAAATGGTTTAATGCTTGTTCGGATATTCTTTTTATAGCCGACATTTGAGAGGAAAATAAAGGAGGATGAATAGATGTGttgaatttgttaaatttaagatCATGGTCCTTTATCGcccaatcaaattttataattaaatatagtatCTGTATGTACTGATTCGTAAAAATTTTGCGATTAAAATGATCATGCATTACAAACAGTTTATTAACATCTCTCAAAATGtcaatatttccattattattactactatCGTCTAAATACGTGTAAAATGCTTGATTCATTAAGTCAACAAcgttttacattattattctgctctttataattattagatttatcatTAACCTAAATACTGTATAAAGAATCAATATCCTTAATTAGCAAAATTTGCTAATGCATCAATACAagtatttcattatttacatAATGATATATTTGCGTTTCTGCCAGTTCTTTCTGTTTCAGCGGTATACTGAAATTGTCTCAAAGCATGTTGTCCCGAACTTTGACAGGAATTTCAATTCGGTGCCAATTGAACTTTATAAAGAGAATTGAATAATACAATACGTTCATAAGAAATAAAACGTTAACTGTTAACACAATATAATGATaacttacaaattttttttagttttaagaCGTAAAAAATTAAGGAGTgattagaaatgaaaaaatttcaataataagatTTTAACGATCAttgtttcaataattaaagatttttctatatatgtatattaaatCAACCATATTTATCAGTTTTGACAAATAGTGAAAAGTCTGAGTGATAATTGCGGATTCatggattttaaaaataggttTGAGAAAAAGGCATTTGTATTCGGATAGTTATATTAGTACTCTCATATTTATCTAATCAGATATTTATGTAACATCCCGTGAATCCTTTTTGTTGTACCACAATCTACTGAATGATCTCACCACCTCGGGAGGTGATGCCTAGCCGTCACCGTTCATGTGACTGCAGCGTTCgcgttgtttatatttatctcagCGACTTGTTTTTTTGAGTGGCCTGATCTCTATTTGTCACCTGCATAATATGTCACCTGTATCCTAATTCCTGATTCCTACGGTAAATAAAATCGCGTAAAAAGTCGCGTTAAAATATCACATTTCTTcgtcaaatttttcttgacaattttttttctactcAATAACCTAGATTGTATTCAGGTAAGCATACCTTTCCTTCTATTAGTGGAAATGCTACCTTCTCTTTTGCGAGAAGCTACCTTCCCTTGATGGGATGCTGTCTACCTTCTCTTTTGCGAGATGCTACCTTCCCTTCTTTACTACATATCACATGTCAATTAACTGCTTACTCTCTTTTTTAGCCCCAAAATATAACGGACATCCCTGTTGCGGGAAACCTGAATTATCTGTGATGTTATATGGAGATACAGCATTAACGGTCTTGAGGGAGAAGAACTTGAAATATGGTTACGGGAGACACAAAAACTTTCATTTGAACATGTACACAAAAAACGGCATGTTGGGTAAGCATTTCTAtgttatttatgttttttatgttgactttttggaaaaattcatCCACTgattctaatttaatatacacTTCTTTAAAAACGAAGATGCGAGTAATTTTTACTATGATTATAAAGACATCATTCTTGATGGTCCTACAGACAACGAGAACATCGGGATAAAGGAATCATATTATTTTGGTGGTTCAAAGAGAAAGATTGTTTATTTGAAAGTAAGTATTGActgttatatttaattatctatGATTTATCAgacaataaaattaacaaatgtAGCTTTAACGATTCTGTTATTCAGGAGACAAAACCGATAATTATAACTACTGAAGAAGCTATAATTCTGGAAGAAGCTATAACTAAGGAAAGGTGTAATAACGATCGGACTGAAGCCATAACTCAGGAAAGGTCACCACCCGTAGTTTCAGGATATCCCGTGCCATACTCACACTAGAAGAAACGGCAATTAACACACATTTTTGCTGATGAAGAAAAAACTGATGGAATGTATGTAGGCGTTGCTCAAAAACCAGCCGGTTTTTCCATTAAATCAATTCTTAACGATGAGTCAGATGATCCAAGCATAAACAACAGAAAAAGAAAACATGGTAAgtccaataattttaatcatgtactgtatcaattttatatcaattttatattctattgttttttatattagatctCGAAATTAATGAAGAACTACGTGATGAAGTTTATTACAAGTTATTACCTTCTATACTTAAGATTAGCGAAACAATTCAAAGCTCTCGTGACTACCGGGAAAAAAGTTATGTTGTAAGGGATAaaaacgaaaaagaaaaatatagaattatgGCGAATAAAAAAGTCATATATCAGATATCCTTAAGAAACTTAAGAAACAAAACTCTGAAATTTTACTTaacgatttttaaatttataaagtttctTATTCTTGGCTTAAGATTTTAGTTGCTTCTTACTTCAAAGTTTCACTTCTATGTTTATCAACTCAACTTCAATAACTCAGTTTGTAATTACTTAAAGcttatctaataataataaagtttataatgtGGTGCGTAATTATGTATCGAAACATGACTTTGTTATTCCCATCATGTGAGAAGCATCATAAGGCGATAtggtattaattaaattgcggAGTCCCCGGCGGTTAGAGTCCTAAGAACCGGGTTCTCCGACAAATAATACGTGacataattataataccaCAGATCAGAGTAGTAAAATATGGTCAAGTTCGTGTGGTGCAATCTTTAATTCCGGATAAATCCTTTTAAATgcaagaagaaaatttttttcatcttttcatttttttaaaaataaaaaatcatgaataTATTTACGATTCTTCGTCAACTGATCCGAACAAAGTGATTTTCTTTGAATTCGGAAAAACTGTCTTGATACAAAATACGATTTCAACTTACATCCTTCTATTCAAGTAAAAAACTCTGAGACTTCTCGGAGAGCAAGAAGTTAAAATCCCTAGATAATTTATTGAAGAGACAAGAGCgttaacaaaattttgtatagCCAGTACAAGACGCGGTAATTTATTTAGCCGATATTTTTATCTGCACCTCGTGTTTAAAGGAGATAAACAAATCCGGGTTTTTGGAACCATAAACAAATGGacatttgttataataaaaattaattataacgtATACTCTACTCTTAAGGGGCTTGgttgtttataaattatttcattttttattagaataattaatttattagttatttaattttaaaaagtaacaAAAGTAATATTGTTTTGGTATATTTAAAGGCTTACCGTATTTTGCGGGCCACAGTACCCCCCCTATGCACAGtaccctacaaaaaagaactCCCATTTTCTaccgattttattatttaaaataatttaataaatacctaGGTATTACTCATGATAAATAcccaattattatataagttttatacatatctactaataataaaaactcacACAATGGTGGGGGGGTATAAGGTCAAAACCTCTGAAATCTGTATCATACCCGGGGTACTGTGGCCCCCATTATACGGTagttgttttttaaattatttcatatgaACGATTTTTACAAAAGCCATAAATATTTAAGCAATTAAATCGAATTAAATtgctattttaaaaaaaaagtaataaaaatcaataaaaaaaagcttagattttataattgtttcatatgaaaatattttatatataaaagattaaacAAAGTAATAAGTATTATATGGGATTTGGGATGGGATTTGAGTGAGATGGGATTTGGATTTGGGACTAATGGGATTTGGGATTCTCCCAATCCCATTAATATGGGCGGCAagtatagataaaataaagcTGTCCGCCCTGTTGTTGTACTGTATAGTGTAAATAAAGGAGAAAGGAAGAAAATTggatttacttaaaatatcttatcaaaaaaaaaattagtttacgaaaaaaattttaattttgtgtcTGTAATCtatgaaaagttttttttttttagtaatattcgGTAAAGGTTTTTTTTGTTGTGTTTTAAACGAGAAAtgcgattttttttgtaataaaaaaaaatgatcgtttgtgaaaaaaattaatgcgATAACGATAATGTCAATAAAGCATTCAATAATGCCGAATAAAGAATGAATGGTATCGAAAGTTGAATCATATCTGATTCTATTTGTGATTGGGAAAGATTCAATAACGATAAAGTAT
Encoded proteins:
- a CDS encoding mitochondrial 54S ribosomal protein mL59; amino-acid sequence: MSAIKRISEQALNHLRRTYTPSDFKPKFMYKNIWGRKRYMHPKVSLRKLADMRKNAECLGINTESIGLPPKKEKKPPRTKPPKGAKHERNAPERKAKIQKALEEMPKTIENWRKGKLEEKEKSKPSLPF